The Miscanthus floridulus cultivar M001 chromosome 7, ASM1932011v1, whole genome shotgun sequence genome includes a region encoding these proteins:
- the LOC136463167 gene encoding uncharacterized protein: protein MEQPWNQQSEGGGYAIAESYHADLDQAVTGLCEVDGALLMELMEDLPASSDLLLDGDVNRQLSHVIRSLEAEIGGGDGGDQAAVTMADDDGGESLDRIEDVLSDDMDGYDYEGASSFLAGHDEAEGWCVYTNNGYEGGGVLGYDTTVDHQYYYCCAEGCSSAEHMDLPLWE from the coding sequence ATGGAGCAGCCGTGGAACCAGCAGAGTGAGGGCGGCGGCTACGCCATTGCAGAGAGCTACCACGCCGACCTCGATCAGGCCGTGACAGGCCTATGCGAGGTTGACGGGGCGCTCCTGATGGAGCTGATGGAGGACCTGCCCGCCTCCTCTGACTTGCTCCTCGATGGCGACGTCAATCGCCAGCTGAGCCATGTCATTCGGTCCCTCGAGGCGGAGATcggcggcggcgatggtggcGACCAGGCGGCGGTGACGATGgccgatgatgatggtggtgagaGCCTTGACAGGATTGAGGATGTGTTGTCGGACGACATGGATGGCTACGACTACGAAGGTGCATCGTCGTTCTTAGCTGGGCATGATGAGGCAGAGGGTTGGTGTGTGTACACTAATAATGGGTACGAGGGTGGTGGCGTCCTAGGGTATGACACGACGGTTGATCACCAGTACTACTATTGTTGCGCGGAAGGTTGTTCGTCTGCTGAGCACATGGATCTCCCCTTGTGGGAATGA